The following is a genomic window from Clostridium sp..
TCATATTTTCTCCTCTGTACAAATTAATTTCTATCTCTGCTTATAAATATAAGCCTGAGAAGATTTGCTATTGCTGTAAGAGCTGCAGCTACATAGGTCATGGCAGCAGCACTCAGTACACTTCTTGCTCCATCAAGTTCATCTCCATATAATATGGCTTTGCTGTCCAGTATTCTCAGAGCCCTTCTGGATGCATTCAGTTCTACCGGCAGTGTTACTATCTGGAACAGTACAACAGCAGTAAATAATATTATTCCAAGATCAACAAGGCCTCTAATTCCAAACATGAAGCCCAGTATGAACAATATCCATGAAGCATTCGAGCCAAAGCTTGCTATGGGCACTATGCTGTTTCTTATAATCAATGGAATATATCTATTCTGATGCTGGATTGCATGACCGGTTTCATGTGCTGCAACACCTATGGAAGCAACTGAATTCCCGTAGTATACATCCTGTGACAGACGCATTACCCTCTTTCCAGGATCATAGTGATCTGTCAATCTTCCAGGTATTACTTCCACAGGTATATCATACAATCCGCTTGAATCCAACAGGCTTCTTGCAACCTGTGCACCTGTATATCCGTTTCTGCTTCTGTATCCAGAATATTTATTGAAAGTAGCTGATACCTTGTACTGTGCATAGGCAGCAACTAAAAGTGCCGGTATCAATATAATAAAACTGCTGTCAAAAAACAACATTACTATCTAACTCCTTCCCATATTATTATTTCCCGAGTATCTTTTCCTCATCTATAGAATTTCCCCTTATATATTCGCCTACCTTCATAGTCCTTTTCCCGGGGAATTGAATTGTATCAACCAAAATTATTTTGTCCCTGCAGCATACTTTTATACCCTTTTCCGATGCTTCAACTATAAGTCCGGGCTGTCCTTTCGAATTCTCACCAGTCTCTTCAGCACTATATATTTTCATATTTTTGCCTTCATATATTGTATATGCAACAGGCCATGGATTCAATCCCCTTATAAAATTTCTTATATCTTCCGCATTTGAATTCCAATCTATCCTCGCTATATTCTTATTTAACATTTTAGCATATTTTGTAGTGGTTTCACCTTGTTTTTTCCTAACCACGGTTCCATTTTTAACACCCTCAAGCGTCTTGACAACAAGTTCAGCCCCATCTTCCATGAGAATATCATGAAGTTCTCCTGCGGTCATGTCTTCTGTAATTTTAACTGTGCTGCTAAGTAATATGTCACCTGTATCCACTCCTTCATCCATAAACATTGTTGTATTGCCCGTTTCATTTTCTCCATCTATTATGCACCAATTTATAGGTGCGGCTCCCCTGTACTTCGGCAAAAGCGAGGCATGAAGATTTATACAGCCATATTGCGGTATATCAAGCACCTGTCTGGTCAATATCTGTCCATAGGCAACTACAACTATAAAATCCGGGTTTATCTTATTCAATTCATTTATAAGGTTTATGTCACTTTTCAATTTCTCCGGCTGGTAAATTTTTATTCCGAAGGATAGAGCAGTCTGCTTTACCGGGGACTGCGAAAGTTTTTTTCCCCTTCCGCTGGGCCTATCCGGCTGGGTAAAAACTGCCTTTACATTATATTTTTCTATTAATTTTTTCAAAGTAGGTACTGCAAAATCTGGAGTTCCCATAAAGACTATATCCATAAGTTATTTTACTCCTTCTGATTTCCTAATTCTATCTATGAACAAAATACCATCCAGATGATCTATTTCATGACAAAATGCTCTTGCCAGAAGATCTTCCCCTTCTATTGTAATTTTTTCACCTTTTTCATTAAGCGCCTCTACTCTTACTTTCTTTGGTCTTTCAACTTCCTCCTGCCTTCCTGGAATACTCAAGCAGCCCTCTGAGTCAATATAACTCCCCTCTTTATATACTATTTCCGGATTTATAAGTTTTATTATTCCTTCTCCCACATCTATTACTACAACTCTTTTCAATACACCTACCTGGGGAGCTGCAAGCCCTACTCCATTTGCAGCATAAAGGGTTTCCTCCATATCCTTCAACAATGTAATTATTCTATCATTTATAACATCCACTTTTCTGCTTTTTTTCCTAAGTAAATCATCACCATATTTCACTATATTTCTTAATGCCATTGTTAAATCTCCTCTCTAAAATTAAAACATGCTACAGTGTATTGTTTGGATTTAAATCTATACTGATCTTTACATCACCAGAGATGTCTTTATTTAAATTATACACTGTTTTTTTTATATTTCTTGCTATATTTAAATCAATTTCACCTTTTATAATCAACTGCCATCTGAACATTTCCTTTATACGCGATATGACGCAGGGACATGGCCCAAGCACTTTAATTTTATCATTTTTTTCAAATACTTTTTTTAAATATATACCAACATTCTGTATATTTTTTATTAATATGTTTTCATCCTTGCTGCTCATATTTATAAGCAGTAGAGACGAGAAGGGCGGGTATTCCATTTTCTTTCTTATGCTCATCTCTTTTTCATAAAACTTGATATAATCATTGTCAGCAGCAAATTTTATGCTGTAATTGTCAGGACTATAGGTTTGAATTATTACCTTCCCTCTTTTTTGACCTCTTCCAGCTCTTCCCGATACTTGGGTTATAAGTTGATAGGTCCTTTCAGAAGATCTGAAGTCCGGCAGATTTAGTGAAAGATCTGCTGCTATAACTCCTACAAGAGTAACATTTTCAAAATCCAGACCTTTGGCCACCATTTGAGTCCCTATCAATATATCTGCCTTGTGCTCCTTAAATGAGTTATAAATATTTTCATAGGAATGTTTAAATCTCGTAGTATCAAAATCCATCCTTAAAACTCTGGCTTCGGGAAAACTTTCCTTTACAGACTGCTCTATCTTTTCTGTACCCACTCCAAAATATTTGACATATCTGCTTCCACATTTCGGACACACCCTTGGTACGTTCATCCTACTGCCGCAATAATGACAGACTAATTTTTTTATATCACGGTGATAGGTAAGTGATATATCACAGTTATTGCATTTGAATATATATCCACATTTCCTGCAGGATACAAATGTTGAAAATCCTCTTCTATTTAAGAACAGTATTATCTGTTCCCTCTTTTTCAGTCTGTCATGTATCAATTCATGGAGTTCTTTGCTGAATATTGACTTGTTGTTGTTTATCAGTTCCTGCCTCATGTCAACTATTTCTACCTCCGGCATGAACGCATTGTCCGCTCTGTTTTTTATTTCAATAAGTTCCATGTTTCCACTTTTACATCTGCTGTAAGTCTCTATGGAGGGTGTCGCAGAACCAAGTACCATCTTGCAGCCGCACTGTCTGCATATCATCTCCCCAACTTCCCTGGCATTGTATTTGGGATTGCTGTCGGATCTGTAGCTTTCCTCATGTTCCTCATCTATTATTATAAATCCGAGATTTTCAAATGGAAGGAATATTGCAGATCTGGCACCTATGGCTACTTTTACCTGACCCTTTTTAACCCTCATCCACTCGTCATATCTCTCTCCATCTGAAAGTCTGCTGTGAAATACACTTATATTATTTCCAAAACGCCCCTTGAATCTTTCCACCATCTGAGGTGTAAGTGCTATTTCCGGTACCAGTACTATGCTTTCTCTGTTTTCAGAAATAGCTCTGTCCACAAGATTCATATATATTTCAGTTTTGCCGCTTCCCGTAACTCCATGGATTAAAAATATTCTGCTTCTGGAATTCAATATGTAATTGACTGCATTCACCTGTTCCACATTAAGTTCTCTTCGCGAATATGTTCCATAGCTGCTGTCATCATATCTTTCAACAATTTTTTTTTGAGTGAATATAAATCCATGTTTAATCATAGTATTTACAGATGATAATGACAATCCATATTTTTTGCTCAATGAGTTTTTTGTATATTTTCCATCATCCCTACATAAAATATCATAAATCTCAGTATATGGATATTTTAAAAACTTCTCGGTTAAATTATTTCCCCTGTATAAAAGAGTCTGTTCTTTATTTTTTACTCCCTTTATTATACCTGTAGGTAGGAATACTTTTATACATTCTAGATAAGTACATAAATATCTATTTCTCATCTCTTCCATCAGTTCCAGATTTTTTTCTGTAAAAAGAGGAAACTCATCGCATATTTCCAGAATCGATTTAATTCCCCTTTTAAACTTCATATTATCTATATTATCATATATTCTGACTACAAAACCGTCTATACTCTTATTTGAAATTCCAAAGGGAACCTTGACTCTGGTACCTATATGCACTGAATCTTTCATTTTATCAGGTACTTTATAAGTAAAAATTCTATCCAATTCCACAAAAGTATTATTTACAATTATGCCTGCATAATTCACCTTATCACCTTTTTAACCTTATACATCAAATAAGAGAGGTATTTTGCCAACCCCTCTTAGTTACCGTCATTTATTATATCAAACAATCTCCTTGCAAGATTTCTCTTGCTCATCTTTACCAAATCCAGCTTTCTTCCATCTCTGGACAATATAACAACCTTATTGTCATCCGAGGCAAAACCTGTATCATCATGTACTATATTATTTGCCACTATGTAATCCAGGTTCTTCTTTTCAAGTTTTCGGCCTGCATTTTCTATCAAATCATTGCTTTCTGCGGCAAATCCAACAAGAATCTGGTTTTTTTTCATTTCTCCGAGTTTTTTCAATATATCATTGTCCCTTACAAAATCGAGAGAAAGCTCATCGCCGCTCTTCTTTATCTTTTTTGTTGAATATACTTTGGGTTTATAATCAGATACTGCTGCTGCTTTAACAACTATATCCTGAAATTCAAAATTATTTACTACTGCTTCAAGCATGTCGTTATTGGTAGTTACCTTTATAAATTTAATACCAAAGGGTACAGGTAAATTCGTAGGTCCTGAAACAAGTGTAACTTCAGCTCCCCTGTCTCTTGCCTCTTCAGCTATGGAATATCCCATTTTTCCCGAAGATCTGTTGGTTATATATCTTACAGGATCTATATTTGCAAGTGTAGGTCCTGCAGTCACAAGTACTCTTTTCCCTCTCATGTCCTTCTTATCATAAAGCATGCTTTCTACAGCATCTGCTATAAATGCTGTATCGGCAAGCTTTCCTTCTCCTATATCACCACAGGCAAGTCTTCCACTTTGCGGTTTTATAAAATCATAACCAAGCTTTGACAACTTATTTATATTTTCCTGTACAATAGGATTTACATACATGTTTGTATTCATAGCAGGTGCAAAAACTACTGGTGCCCTGGTTGCCATAATCGTAGTTGACAGGAGATCATCCGCTATCCCTGATGCAATTTTTCCTATTATATTTGCAGTAGCAGGTACGACAAGCATGAGATCGGCCCGTTTTGCCAAAGATATATGCTGTATCTCCCAGGCTTTGGGTTCACAAAACATATCCGTACTTACCATATTCTGGCTGATTGTCTGAAAACTCAGAGGTGCAACAAATTCGACAGCAGATTTTGTCATTATAACATGAATATCAATATTTCTTTTTTTCAATCTGCTCACTACATCAAGAGCTTTATAAACAGCTATTCCTCCTGTTACGCCCATAACCACTGTCTTTTTATTTCCATTCATTATTTTATACCTTCTCTTACACTTTCAAAATGTATTAACCCTTTGTCAATTTCATTTATAGCTACAGTAACGGGCTTAGTGGAATCTAGCTTTACAAGCGGTTTTGCTCCATCTACCAATTGTCTTGCCCTTTTAGAAGCTACAGTAATTAAAGTATACCTGCTGTCAACTTTTTTCAATAAGTCTACTATAGATGGATTAATCATAGAATTATTCATTTGAAATATCCTCCTTAAACTTGAATATGTCGTCCTTCAATCTATATACTCTGCACTTTTCAGCCGTAATTATACTCTCAATTTTTTCTACTGCATTTTGTACGGTATCATTTATGACTGCATAATTGTACTTGGATATGTAATTTATTTCATTATATGCTGATTTAAATCTGATCATCAAGGATTCTGCAGTTTCGCTTCCCCTGTTTATTATTCTGTGTTTGAGTTCATCCATGGAAGGTGGAAGTATAAATATAAAAATTCCATCCGGGTAGCTTTCTTTTACTTTAAGGGCTCCCTGTATGTCGATCTCAAGCAGTACATCTCTTCCCTGATTTATAGCTTCCAATACCTTGTCCTTAGGTGTACCGTAATAGTTGCCATAGACCTCAGCATATTCCAAAAAATCATTATTTCCTATTTTACTTTCAAAGTCCTGTTTTGTCAAAAAATAATAATTTGTACCGTTTATTTCACCTTCCCTTGGATTTCTGGTAGTTGCTGAAATGGAGAGCCAGAAATCATTTTTTTTCAGCAGTGACTTACAGACAGTACCCTTTCCGGTACCTGAAGGTCCTGATATTATTATCAAAAGTCCATTTTTAGCCATTATTCCTCAACCTCTGCTATATCTTCTTCTACGTCCTTGTTGGATGATAATCTGTGTGCTACAGTTTCCGGCTGCACAGCAGATAATATTATATGATCACTGTCAGTTATTATAACCGCCCTTGTTCTTCTTCCATAAGTAGCATCTATAAGCATTCCCCTGTCGCGTGCCTCCTGTATTATTCTCTTTATCGGGGCGGATTCGGGACTTACTATAGCTACCAATCTATTAGCTGAAACAATATTTCCAAAACCTATATTTATTAATTTTATGCCCATATTTTCCTCCTATACATTATTCTATGTTTTGAATTTGCTCTCTTATTTTTTCTATTTCGTTTTTTATGTTTAAAACAAATTCCGTTATTTTCAAGTTTGTGGATTTAGAAGCTATAGTGTTTGCCTCCCTATTCATTTCCTGTAATATAAAATCTAATTTTCTGCCAACAGGTTCATTCAACTCAAGTGTATCCCTGAATTGTTCCACATGACTTCCAAGTCTTACAATCTCCTCGTCAATACAGGATTTATCTGCGAATATTGCAGCTTCCATTGCAATTCTGCTTTCATCTATATCGTATCCTTTAAGCAGTTCCTTTAATTTTTCATCCAATTTCTGTCTGAATTCGTCTACCAGAGTATATGATTTTTCACTTACGGCCCTTAAATATTTCAGAATAGAATCGCATTTTAAAGTAACGTTATTCTTAAGCTTGATTCCCTCCTTCTCTCTCATACCAAGAAGCATATTCAGTGCTTCCCCGAGAGCTGGCTTCAATATGTTCCAGATTTCATCCAGATCCTCATCTTCCTGTTTTATTGTTATTACATCTGGGAATTTAGAAATAAGCCCTGCAGACAGCTCCTCTTTTATATTATACCTGTCTTTTATCTTTTTGAGACACTCAACATAGCTGTCTGCAAGATTTTCATCCAGTACCGCTTTAGTCGTCTTGTTTTCATAGTTGATTTGAGTAATAAATACATCTATTTTCCCTCTGTTTATCTTCTCCAGTATAAACTTTCTTATTTTGTCCTCAATAGGCATAAAACTTTTAGGCATTCTTATATTCAAATCACAGTACCTGTGATTGACAGTTTTCATTTCTACCATAAAGCTCCTGTCAGGACTGTCTGCATTTCCCCTTCCAAATCCCGTCATACTTTTAATCATTAAAATTTCATCCTTCCACATTACCTTATAAGTCAATATTAATTATTATACGTTAATAGCAATTATAATTTCAAGAGATTTTGTACTATTAAATCATCTAGATTAAATACTGATTTAAAACGATTATACCATAAAATATATGTTTTTATAAAATATTTTTCTAATCATCTACAAAAATAGGATTTAATGCTGAAAACAAAATAATTTTAGCATCAAATCCTATTTTTAGTTTAAAGTATTATACATATCAGCCCGCCGTTTCCTTCATTTATTATCTTCTGAAGAGTCTTCTGTATCTTAATTTGGACATCCTCAGGCATTTTATACAATTTGTTCTGCAGCCCCTCTTTTACTAGTATTTCCAGAGACTTACCAAACATATTGCTCTGCCATATTTTTGAAGGATCACTTTCAAATTGCTCCAAAAGTGATTTTACCATTTCCTCGCTTTCCTTTTCTGTTCCCATTATAGGCGATATTTCCGTTTCTATATCCGCCCTTATAAAATGAAGTGAAGGTGCACTGGCCTTTAATTTCACCCCAAATCGGTTGCCCTGTTTGACTATCTGCGGCTCCTCCAGTTTCATTTCAGACAGCTGTGGTGCAACCAGTCCATATCCATTTTCCTTTACATCCTTTAAAGCATCCGCCACCTTGTCATACTCAACCTTTGCACCGTGCATATCAATTATTGCATTCAGGAGATCGCTCTCACTGTGAAGTTCCTCATCGCATACTTCACTGAGTATTTTATAAAACAAATCCTTTTTAGGCTGAATTTCAATCCGCGACGTTCCTTCTCCCATGTTTATCTCTTTAATTGTAGATGTCCCTATAAATTCAACATCACTGAATCCATCTATTGACTTTTCTATATCCCTTACCTTGTATATGTTCTTGCACATGTCCCTGGCAAGATTTATAAAATCAACCTTAAGCCAATGCGAAAGATCCAATTTTTCTATCCATTCCGGAATATCTATGTTGATTTCCTTTATAGGAAATTCTTTTAGAATTCTCTGAAATACATTTGTTATATCTTCATCCTGCATGTTCAGCACATCCATTATCTGCACCGGAACATCATACTTGTTCTCCATGGATCTTTTAATATCTATTGTATCAGGATCATAGGGATGCTTTGAATTAAGTATTATTATAAATGGCTTGTTTATAGATTTGAGTTCATCAACAACTCTGGATTCAGGTTCCACATAATCTTCTCTTGATATGTCGGCAATAGAACCATCCGTAGTTATCAAAAATCCTATAGTTGAATGTTCATTTATTACTTTTTTGGTGCCTATTTCGGCAGCTTCTTCAAATGGTATCTCATGATCATACCAGGGAGTAGATACCATTTTGGCTTCTTCTCCCTCCTTGTATCCAAGTGACGTCTTAACAATGTATCCTACGCAGTCGACCATTCTCACCTTGAATTTTGTATTCTCGTTCAGGTTTATTTCCACCGCCTCATTAGGAATAAATTTAGGCTCCGTAGTGTGGATTGTTTTACCCGATGAACTCTGCGGCAATTCATCCTTGGCTCTCTGTTTCTTATAGGAATTATCCATGTTAGGCAGCACCATGAGTTCCATAAATCTCTTTATGAAAGTTGACTTGCCTGTTCTCACGGGTCCTACAACTCCTACATATATATCTCCCTGTGTCCTTTCAGCTATGTCCTTATATATATCAAAGTTATCCAAAATATACCCCCCAAAATATAATAATAACAATATATATATATTTAACATACTTGAATATTATTCTTATTGCTCACAAAAAATTTTAACTATTTTCATCTTTCTTATCTCTTGTCATAAGTTCATAAACAGCTTCCTCGGGAGCCTTTCCCTCAAAAAGCACTCTATACAGTGCATCTGTTATGGGCATCTGGATTCCAAGTTTATTCTTCAGGTTGTAAAAAGCCCTGCAGGCCCTTATACCTTCAACTACCATTCCTACCTCTTCAACAGCTTCTTCTTTGGACCTTCCCTGGCCTATAAGTATTCCAGCCCTTCTGTTCCTGCTGTGCATGCTGGTACATGTAACTATAAGATCTCCTATTCCTGTAAGTCCTGAAAATGTATCCTTCTTGCCACCAAGCTGCACTCCTATTCTTGTTATTTCGCTTATTCCCCTAGTCATAAGTGCGGCTTTTGAATTGTCACCATATCCTATACCATCACATATTCCCGCCGCCAGAGCAATTATATTTTTAACTGCCCCACCTATTTCAACACCTACTATGTCTGGATTTGTATATACTCTGAATTTATCCATCATAAAAGTGTCCTGGACATCTTTTGCGGCTTCCATGTCTTTTGAAGATGCAACTATAGCCGTAGGTATAAATCTTGCCACTTCCTCAGCATGGCTCGGCCCCGAAAGTACAACTACTCTATTGTGTGGAAGTTCTTTTTCTATTATCTGTGAAAGTCTGTTTCCACTTTTTTCATCAATGCCTTTGGCAATATTTATAATTATCTGATAATCTTTTGTATATTTCTTAATGCTTCTACACATGTCTCCAATAACATGAGAAGGTACAGAAAGAACTATACCGCTGCTTACACTGACTGCATATTCCAGATCATTGGTAGCTTCTATTCCAGATGGAAGAAATATATCCTTCAAATACTTTATATTTTGTCTTGTTCTGTTAATATTATCAACCATGTCTTTATTTCTATCCCAGAGCAAAACTTCTTTTCCACTCGTTGACAGTATTAAAGAGAGCGCCGTTCCAAAACTTCCTGCTCCCAGAAAACATACACGATTTTTCAATATCATTCCTTCCTTTCCCTAAATTCAAGTTTTATTCCCGTACCTGTAAAGTCAAAATTTTCTCTAAGCTGATTTTCAAGATATCTACTATATGAAAAATGAACACATCCACTATCGTTTACGAAAAATACAAACGTAGGAGGTTTTACCCCAATTTCCGTAACGTAATAGATCTTAAGTCTCCTGGTTCCCATTACAGGTGGTTCTTTCATCATAATAGCCCTGTTTATCACATCATTCAGTATTCCCGTCTTGATCCGCTTGTTGTAATTGTCATAACATGTTTTTACTGTATCCAGAACCTTTCCAACTCTCTGTCCCGTTTTAGCAGATATAAAAATATATGGAGCATAAGACATGAAGGATAGGCTTTTATCTATCATGTTCTTGAATTTATTCATGGTTTTTGTGTCCTTTTCTATAAGATCCCACTTGTTTATTACAACCATTATGGATTTTCTCATTTCATGTGCATAGCCTATTATTTTTTCATCCTGGTCACTTATTTCCTGAGTGGCATCCAGCAACAGAATACATACATCAGCCCTTTCTATGGCAGTGTAGGTTCTTATAACACTGTATTTTTCGATTTCTTCTTTTACTTTGTTCTTCCTTCTTATACCTGCAGTATCTATTAGAATGAATTTGTCTCCGTCCCTTTCAAGATAACTGTCCACAGCATCCCTCGTAGTACCTGGTATATCACTTACAATTACCCTTTCTTCTCCAAGCAGTTTATTTATGAGTGAAGATTTTCCTACATTGGGTTTCCCTATGAAAGCTATCTTTATGTATTCATCATCTTGAGAATCGGTATTTTCATGTTTGAAGTATTTGACTACCTCATCAAGCATATCTCCAAGTCCAAGTCCCTGTGAAGCCGATATGGCTATAGGATCACCTATACCCAGATTATAGAATTCATAAGCATTGTCCTCAAACTTGATATTATCTATTTTATTTACTGCAAGGACTATATTTTTCCCGCTTTTCCGCAGCATCTGGGCAACTTCTCTGTCTGCATCGGTAAGGCCTTCTTTTCCATCCACTATGAATATTATTACATCAGCTGTTTCTATGGCTATCTGTGCCTGCCTTCTCATCTGTGAAATAAGCATGTCGCTGCTTTCAGGCTCAATTCCTCCAGTATCTATTATAGTAAAATTATATTTAAGCCATTCTGCTTCTGCATATACTCTGTCTCTTGTAACTCCAGGCTTATCTCCTACTATGGATATCCTCTTTCCTGCCAGCTTGTTAAATAGTGTGGATTTTCCTACATTCGGCCTTCCCACTATTGCTACTATCGGTTTTCCCATAACTCATTTCTCCTTTATATTACAAAGTTGAATTTTCTATTATAATATCTACTAAATCCTCGCCGCTGTATTTGCATATACATATTTTCCTGCCAAGTTCATGTTCAAGCTCCTCTACTGTTATATCGTCCAAAAATACCCTTCTTTTATCCATGGCAATTTCATATCCCTTTCTGAGCATACATTCTGGAATAATTACATTCTCCCCCAAACTGCATCCTCCTAACTGTTTAATTATATCACATGCCGTAACAAGACCAGCTACAGTTATTGTACTTCCAAAAAAATTATTCACTATTCCTCTCACTTCTATAGAAATATTATTATTTATTTTCATAATTTTATCCGCTGCACTTTTTATTTCGTTATAAGCAGATTTTCCTGTAATAAACGTAAAAGAACCCTTTAAATTAGAAGGGTAATTTTTAAGGTTTTCAAGACCAATATTTATATTATTTCTAAACAGCCGTATCATTCCAACGCCATCTTCCAATTGACTGAATCCATTATAAAAACTGGAATCCGGAACGTCTCTTCCTGCAATAACATAAAATTCATCTGACATTTTGATAAAAGGTTGACCTATTTTAGAAATATACTTCTGCTGGAGAATATTCATCCTGTCAAGCTGCCTGACTGCGGAACACTTATCATATAATTTCATATTAAAGAGGCCCTTTCTGTATTTAGTAACTCCAACAGGTACCACCGCCACGTCTTTAATTTCGGGATATAATTTAAAAAGATCCTCAATTGTTTTCTCAAGCTTTTCATTGTCATTTATATCAGGACATAAGACTATCTGGCAATTCATTTTTATATGGGCGTCAGCAAGCTTTTTCAACCTATCATATAAATTGCCAGCGAATCTGTTGTTAAGCATTTTTACTCTCAATTCCGGATCAGTTGTATGTACAGATATATTTATGGGACTTATTTTATATTTAATTATCCTATCCATATCTGTTTCACTCATATTTGTAAGAGTAACAAAATTACCCTGAAGAAATGCAAGTCTCGAATCATCGTCTTTAAAGTACAGTGTTTCTCTCATTCCCTCTGGCAATTGATCTATAAAACAAAATATACACTTGTTATGGCAGCTTTTTGGTTTATCCAATATAAAATCTTTGAATTCCAGGCCCAGATCCTCATCATATTCCTTGTCTATTTCAAGTGTCCATAACTCTCCGTCTTTTTTCTCTATTTCAACCTCTATGTAATCATCACTTATCAAGAATTTATAGTCTATTATATCTTCAACTTCTTTGTTGTTGACGGTTAAAAGTCTGTCTCCAACTTCTACGCCCATTTCCTCTGCTATACTGCCTTTTTTCACTGCAGATATTTCATTCTTCATTAGAAAAACTCCCAAATATAATTGTACTATTAGAATATATTAATATCAGTATTTAGTCAAATAGGCTTGTATATAAATATGTAGAAAATACTTAGAGAATCTTCATCAGTTTCATGATTATACTTGAAATAACAGCACATCCTGGTATGGTAAATATCCATGTTACAAGTATATCCTTTGCTACAGTCCATCTTACTGCTGAAAATCTTTTTGATGCACCTACTCCCATTATCGCAGTAGTTATTATATGTGTCGTACTTACGGGGGCATCAAACATAGTGGC
Proteins encoded in this region:
- a CDS encoding YicC/YloC family endoribonuclease, whose amino-acid sequence is MIKSMTGFGRGNADSPDRSFMVEMKTVNHRYCDLNIRMPKSFMPIEDKIRKFILEKINRGKIDVFITQINYENKTTKAVLDENLADSYVECLKKIKDRYNIKEELSAGLISKFPDVITIKQEDEDLDEIWNILKPALGEALNMLLGMREKEGIKLKNNVTLKCDSILKYLRAVSEKSYTLVDEFRQKLDEKLKELLKGYDIDESRIAMEAAIFADKSCIDEEIVRLGSHVEQFRDTLELNEPVGRKLDFILQEMNREANTIASKSTNLKITEFVLNIKNEIEKIREQIQNIE
- the spoIVA gene encoding stage IV sporulation protein A, which translates into the protein MDNFDIYKDIAERTQGDIYVGVVGPVRTGKSTFIKRFMELMVLPNMDNSYKKQRAKDELPQSSSGKTIHTTEPKFIPNEAVEINLNENTKFKVRMVDCVGYIVKTSLGYKEGEEAKMVSTPWYDHEIPFEEAAEIGTKKVINEHSTIGFLITTDGSIADISREDYVEPESRVVDELKSINKPFIIILNSKHPYDPDTIDIKRSMENKYDVPVQIMDVLNMQDEDITNVFQRILKEFPIKEINIDIPEWIEKLDLSHWLKVDFINLARDMCKNIYKVRDIEKSIDGFSDVEFIGTSTIKEINMGEGTSRIEIQPKKDLFYKILSEVCDEELHSESDLLNAIIDMHGAKVEYDKVADALKDVKENGYGLVAPQLSEMKLEEPQIVKQGNRFGVKLKASAPSLHFIRADIETEISPIMGTEKESEEMVKSLLEQFESDPSKIWQSNMFGKSLEILVKEGLQNKLYKMPEDVQIKIQKTLQKIINEGNGGLICIIL
- a CDS encoding NAD(P)H-dependent glycerol-3-phosphate dehydrogenase, translating into MKNRVCFLGAGSFGTALSLILSTSGKEVLLWDRNKDMVDNINRTRQNIKYLKDIFLPSGIEATNDLEYAVSVSSGIVLSVPSHVIGDMCRSIKKYTKDYQIIINIAKGIDEKSGNRLSQIIEKELPHNRVVVLSGPSHAEEVARFIPTAIVASSKDMEAAKDVQDTFMMDKFRVYTNPDIVGVEIGGAVKNIIALAAGICDGIGYGDNSKAALMTRGISEITRIGVQLGGKKDTFSGLTGIGDLIVTCTSMHSRNRRAGILIGQGRSKEEAVEEVGMVVEGIRACRAFYNLKNKLGIQMPITDALYRVLFEGKAPEEAVYELMTRDKKDENS
- the der gene encoding ribosome biogenesis GTPase Der; amino-acid sequence: MGKPIVAIVGRPNVGKSTLFNKLAGKRISIVGDKPGVTRDRVYAEAEWLKYNFTIIDTGGIEPESSDMLISQMRRQAQIAIETADVIIFIVDGKEGLTDADREVAQMLRKSGKNIVLAVNKIDNIKFEDNAYEFYNLGIGDPIAISASQGLGLGDMLDEVVKYFKHENTDSQDDEYIKIAFIGKPNVGKSSLINKLLGEERVIVSDIPGTTRDAVDSYLERDGDKFILIDTAGIRRKNKVKEEIEKYSVIRTYTAIERADVCILLLDATQEISDQDEKIIGYAHEMRKSIMVVINKWDLIEKDTKTMNKFKNMIDKSLSFMSYAPYIFISAKTGQRVGKVLDTVKTCYDNYNKRIKTGILNDVINRAIMMKEPPVMGTRRLKIYYVTEIGVKPPTFVFFVNDSGCVHFSYSRYLENQLRENFDFTGTGIKLEFRERKE
- a CDS encoding DUF512 domain-containing protein, giving the protein MKNEISAVKKGSIAEEMGVEVGDRLLTVNNKEVEDIIDYKFLISDDYIEVEIEKKDGELWTLEIDKEYDEDLGLEFKDFILDKPKSCHNKCIFCFIDQLPEGMRETLYFKDDDSRLAFLQGNFVTLTNMSETDMDRIIKYKISPINISVHTTDPELRVKMLNNRFAGNLYDRLKKLADAHIKMNCQIVLCPDINDNEKLEKTIEDLFKLYPEIKDVAVVPVGVTKYRKGLFNMKLYDKCSAVRQLDRMNILQQKYISKIGQPFIKMSDEFYVIAGRDVPDSSFYNGFSQLEDGVGMIRLFRNNINIGLENLKNYPSNLKGSFTFITGKSAYNEIKSAADKIMKINNNISIEVRGIVNNFFGSTITVAGLVTACDIIKQLGGCSLGENVIIPECMLRKGYEIAMDKRRVFLDDITVEELEHELGRKICICKYSGEDLVDIIIENSTL